Proteins co-encoded in one Christiangramia fulva genomic window:
- a CDS encoding glycosyltransferase family 4 protein, translated as MPRFAAMIAKGMEERGHEVKLLTVESFFFRNSAPQEIKKWLGYLDQYLVFPITFQKLKRKYPQDTLFVFADQALGPWVPLVRKHPHVVHCHDFIAQKSALGEISWNKTSFSGKFYQAFIRKGYRKASNFISISEKTRSDLHRFLKEKIGISEVVYNGLNQKFSPDDSGKALRFVEAKTGLTLPGGYVLHVGGNQFYKNRSGVLKIFNHYKELNDSPVKLLMVGAAPTEKLQKIKANSVFSKDIHFIIKPSDEFIRKVYQAASVLLYPSLYEGFGWPIAEAMASGCPVITTREAPMNEVGGNAAFYISSPPEDIVENNIWLQESANILSTVIQLSNEERKEVVEAGIANAARFDTKEALDQIEVIYKKILKTYGNESS; from the coding sequence ATGCCTCGTTTTGCTGCAATGATTGCAAAAGGGATGGAAGAAAGAGGGCATGAGGTAAAACTTTTGACAGTGGAATCATTTTTTTTCAGGAATTCCGCTCCCCAAGAGATTAAGAAATGGCTTGGTTATCTTGATCAATATCTCGTTTTTCCCATAACTTTTCAGAAGTTAAAAAGAAAATATCCACAAGATACCCTTTTTGTATTTGCAGACCAGGCCTTGGGACCATGGGTGCCATTGGTCAGGAAACATCCTCATGTGGTGCATTGTCACGATTTTATTGCTCAGAAATCAGCATTAGGAGAAATCAGCTGGAATAAAACATCGTTTTCCGGCAAATTTTACCAGGCATTCATTAGGAAGGGATACAGAAAAGCGTCCAATTTTATCTCTATTTCTGAAAAAACACGGTCGGACCTTCACAGGTTTTTGAAGGAGAAAATTGGTATTTCAGAGGTAGTTTATAACGGCTTGAACCAAAAGTTTTCACCAGATGATTCCGGGAAAGCCTTAAGATTTGTAGAGGCTAAAACCGGTTTGACCTTGCCCGGTGGATACGTGCTGCATGTAGGTGGGAACCAATTCTATAAGAATCGTTCCGGAGTGTTAAAGATCTTCAATCATTACAAAGAGCTAAATGATTCTCCTGTAAAGCTATTAATGGTTGGTGCAGCACCTACTGAGAAATTACAGAAAATAAAAGCAAATTCAGTGTTTTCTAAAGATATACATTTTATCATAAAGCCATCTGACGAATTTATCCGAAAGGTCTACCAGGCAGCCTCAGTCTTGTTATACCCTTCTTTGTATGAAGGTTTTGGCTGGCCTATTGCAGAAGCTATGGCAAGTGGCTGCCCCGTTATCACTACCCGGGAAGCACCTATGAATGAAGTGGGAGGAAATGCGGCTTTTTATATTTCTTCTCCTCCAGAGGATATCGTGGAGAATAATATATGGCTTCAAGAATCAGCAAATATTCTTAGTACTGTTATTCAGTTATCGAATGAGGAAAGAAAAGAGGTAGTAGAAGCTGGAATTGCAAATGCGGCACGTTTTGACACAAAAGAGGCTTTGGACCAAATTGAAGTTATATATAAAAAGATTCTAAAGACCTATGGGAATGAAAGTTCTTAG
- a CDS encoding glycosyltransferase, producing MKVLRIISSMAPKTGGPCQGIRNSIPRLQELGVENEVVCLDDPESDYGVVDDFQIYKLGNGKTGYQYHSRLVEWLVQNLGNYSHVLVHGLWQFPNYAVYKAIKKLKDKGKDVPNVAIMPHGMLDPYFQRATERRFKALRNEFVWRITEKKAINNADALFFTCEEELRLAKTTFKGYQPKKEINVGYGIQKPPQYSREFSDALYKKLPNLTNDYWLFLSRIHPKKGVDLLISAYKDLAKTRASLPALVIAGPLESDYAIEMIKLAGNHPNIHFPGMLVKEEKWEAFYNCEAFVLPSHQENFGIAVVEAMACRKPVLISDQVNIWREIQQGGAGLVFNDTVKGTHTALENFLELTSEARIAMGELAHNAYITHFSIEKAAQRMRDQLHLVLQKPK from the coding sequence ATGAAAGTTCTTAGAATCATTTCATCTATGGCTCCTAAAACCGGTGGCCCCTGCCAGGGAATCCGGAATAGTATTCCTCGTTTACAGGAACTTGGAGTAGAGAATGAAGTAGTCTGCTTAGATGATCCTGAAAGCGATTATGGTGTTGTTGATGATTTTCAGATCTATAAACTTGGGAATGGAAAAACCGGTTATCAATATCATTCAAGACTGGTAGAATGGCTGGTACAAAATCTGGGAAATTATTCCCATGTGCTCGTACACGGGTTGTGGCAGTTTCCAAACTACGCAGTTTATAAAGCAATAAAAAAGCTAAAGGACAAAGGAAAAGATGTTCCTAACGTAGCCATTATGCCGCACGGAATGTTGGATCCATATTTTCAGCGGGCCACGGAACGAAGGTTCAAAGCGCTTCGCAATGAATTTGTATGGAGGATCACAGAAAAGAAAGCGATTAACAATGCTGATGCTTTGTTCTTTACCTGTGAAGAGGAATTAAGACTGGCAAAAACAACTTTTAAAGGTTACCAGCCAAAGAAAGAAATCAATGTAGGTTACGGGATTCAAAAACCGCCACAGTACAGTCGGGAATTTTCAGATGCATTGTATAAGAAGTTGCCAAACCTTACAAACGATTACTGGCTCTTTTTAAGCAGGATTCATCCTAAAAAAGGAGTTGATCTCCTAATAAGCGCCTATAAAGATCTTGCTAAAACCCGGGCTTCTCTTCCTGCCCTGGTTATTGCCGGACCCCTGGAATCAGATTATGCAATAGAGATGATAAAGCTGGCAGGGAATCATCCCAATATTCATTTCCCCGGGATGCTGGTAAAGGAAGAAAAATGGGAGGCTTTTTACAACTGTGAGGCTTTTGTGCTGCCCAGTCACCAGGAAAATTTTGGGATCGCCGTAGTGGAGGCGATGGCCTGTAGAAAACCGGTATTGATTTCCGATCAGGTTAATATTTGGCGGGAGATTCAACAGGGAGGCGCCGGACTTGTTTTTAACGATACCGTAAAGGGCACTCATACCGCACTAGAAAATTTTCTAGAGTTGACGTCCGAAGCACGGATCGCTATGGGGGAACTGGCCCATAACGCATATATAACTCACTTTTCCATCGAAAAAGCAGCTCAAAGAATGAGGGATCAACTACATTTGGTGCTTCAAAAACCCAAATGA
- a CDS encoding putative colanic acid biosynthesis acetyltransferase has product MQHSSADLSQYRSDFGLKNKLARAMWAVVYLLLFRPFGSRLFKKYRVFILKSFGAQLAYTSHVYASVKIWAPWNLEMGEYSTLGPHVECYNQGKITIGDQTTISQKTYLCASTHDSTKPDFPLICKPIRIGGSVWIAADAFVGPGVHIGDGAVAGARAAIFRDVAPWSVVGGNPAKKIKDRILA; this is encoded by the coding sequence ATGCAGCATTCCAGCGCCGATTTATCGCAGTACCGTTCGGACTTTGGTTTAAAAAACAAACTAGCCCGGGCGATGTGGGCGGTGGTTTACCTGTTGCTGTTCAGGCCTTTTGGCAGCCGGCTTTTTAAAAAATACCGGGTTTTTATTTTAAAGTCTTTTGGAGCCCAATTAGCCTACACTTCTCACGTGTATGCCAGTGTAAAAATTTGGGCGCCGTGGAATTTGGAAATGGGGGAATACAGTACCCTCGGTCCTCATGTAGAATGCTATAACCAAGGGAAAATTACTATAGGCGACCAGACCACGATTTCCCAAAAAACTTATCTCTGCGCCTCCACCCATGATTCCACCAAACCCGATTTTCCTTTAATTTGCAAACCCATTCGCATTGGAGGTTCCGTATGGATCGCTGCTGATGCTTTTGTAGGTCCCGGGGTACATATCGGAGATGGAGCGGTTGCCGGTGCACGGGCTGCTATTTTCCGGGATGTAGCACCCTGGAGTGTCGTTGGGGGTAATCCTGCAAAAAAAATAAAAGACCGAATTTTAGCATAA
- a CDS encoding glycosyltransferase family 2 protein, whose amino-acid sequence MISIIILTLNEEQDLPICLDALGWCDDIHLLDSGSTDNTLAIAESYSLTLHYNAFSSFGQQRNHALDAIATKYDWILFLDADEVVTPAFVTAIKTQTAAADEAVAGFYCCWKMMLNGRWLKHCDNFPKWQFRLLRRGRVRFTDFGHGQKEGEIDGVLEYIKEPYLHFSFSKGWTEWFARHNKYSSQEAKSRLESNAPFKDIFASNTSQRNPALKAWLVKIPGWPFLRFLQAYFLNLGFLEGKHGYTYCVNMAFYEHLIKIKMKEIKYQSITKEKQTLL is encoded by the coding sequence ATGATTTCCATCATCATATTGACCTTAAATGAAGAGCAGGATTTACCTATATGCCTAGACGCTTTAGGCTGGTGCGATGATATTCATCTCCTGGATTCCGGCAGTACGGACAATACTCTGGCCATCGCTGAATCATATAGCCTGACGCTCCACTACAATGCTTTTTCCAGCTTTGGCCAACAGCGCAACCACGCCTTGGATGCCATCGCTACCAAATACGATTGGATTTTATTTTTGGACGCCGATGAAGTGGTGACCCCAGCCTTTGTAACCGCCATCAAAACCCAAACCGCTGCGGCCGATGAAGCAGTCGCTGGGTTTTATTGTTGCTGGAAAATGATGCTTAACGGCAGATGGCTTAAGCACTGCGATAATTTTCCAAAATGGCAATTCCGGCTGCTTAGAAGAGGTCGTGTCCGTTTCACCGATTTTGGCCATGGCCAAAAAGAAGGGGAAATAGATGGTGTGCTGGAATATATCAAAGAGCCTTATCTGCACTTTAGTTTTTCCAAGGGCTGGACCGAATGGTTCGCGAGGCATAATAAATATTCCAGTCAGGAAGCCAAGTCAAGGCTAGAAAGCAATGCCCCGTTCAAAGATATTTTTGCCTCTAATACCAGTCAACGTAATCCGGCTTTAAAAGCCTGGCTGGTAAAAATTCCTGGTTGGCCCTTTTTGCGATTTCTTCAAGCCTATTTTTTAAATCTCGGTTTTTTGGAAGGCAAACATGGCTATACCTATTGTGTCAATATGGCCTTCTATGAACATCTCATTAAAATTAAAATGAAGGAAATCAAATACCAAAGCATTACTAAAGAAAAACAAACTCTCTTATGA
- a CDS encoding UDP-glucuronic acid decarboxylase family protein — protein sequence MKRILITGGAGFVGSHLIGRLLEEGHEVICLDNYFTGSKKNILPFMDHPYFELVRHDVTEPYYAEVDEIYNLACPASPVHYQYNPIKTIKTSVMGAINMLGLAKRVKARILQASTSEVYGDPSVHPQPESYWGNVNPLGLRSCYDEGKRCAETLFMDYHNQNHVDVKIIRIFNTYGSNMNPNDGRVVSNFIVQALKGEDITIFGDGTQTRSFQYVDDLVEGMIRMMQTGKEFQGPVNLGNPNEFTMLELATAVLEVTGSSSKLIFKPLPQDDPKQRQPDISLAKEKLNGWEPKIQLREGLEKTVGYFDALLSETASKKAVSV from the coding sequence ATGAAAAGAATACTAATCACTGGCGGTGCCGGTTTTGTTGGCTCACATTTGATCGGCCGCCTCTTAGAAGAAGGGCATGAAGTGATTTGCCTGGATAATTATTTTACAGGGTCAAAGAAGAATATACTTCCATTTATGGATCATCCATATTTTGAGCTGGTGCGGCACGACGTGACCGAACCTTATTATGCGGAGGTGGATGAGATCTATAACCTGGCCTGTCCTGCGAGTCCGGTTCATTACCAGTACAATCCCATAAAAACAATAAAAACTTCTGTAATGGGAGCTATAAACATGTTGGGATTGGCGAAACGGGTGAAAGCGCGTATCCTTCAGGCGAGCACTAGTGAAGTATACGGAGATCCATCGGTACACCCGCAACCGGAGAGTTACTGGGGGAATGTGAATCCCCTTGGTTTACGCTCCTGTTATGATGAAGGCAAACGCTGTGCCGAAACCTTGTTCATGGATTATCACAACCAGAATCACGTGGATGTAAAAATTATCAGAATATTTAATACCTATGGATCTAATATGAATCCCAATGACGGCAGGGTAGTCTCAAATTTTATCGTACAGGCTTTAAAAGGAGAGGATATCACCATCTTCGGTGATGGCACTCAAACGCGTTCTTTTCAATATGTAGATGATCTGGTAGAAGGGATGATCAGAATGATGCAAACCGGGAAAGAATTTCAGGGTCCGGTAAATTTAGGTAACCCAAACGAATTTACCATGCTGGAACTGGCTACAGCCGTCCTGGAGGTTACCGGTTCTTCTTCAAAACTAATTTTTAAACCGCTCCCACAGGACGACCCAAAACAGCGCCAACCGGATATCAGTCTTGCCAAAGAAAAGCTCAATGGTTGGGAACCAAAAATCCAGCTAAGGGAAGGACTTGAGAAAACAGTTGGATATTTTGATGCGCTTCTATCGGAAACCGCCAGCAAAAAAGCTGTGTCTGTTTAG
- a CDS encoding glycosyltransferase family 2 protein produces the protein MKVSVVTIVYNNSSTIRDCIESVLAQNYPNIEHVVIDGGSTDGTLEILHSYKDRLGYLISEKDNGLYNALNKGIEAATGDIIGILHSDDLFYAPDTLEKVVAAFEESAADLVYANGLYVDKEKPEDVKRVYSSKPYKRRFLDFGWIPLHTTIYCKKEVFTNFGLYKENYAIASDYEISLRWFKESRIRKYFLNEWVVKMRLGGKSTTPALQKKKSTEDLEIIRDHSLPGAFTLGCKIGRKIPQYLLPKIKDFQN, from the coding sequence ATGAAAGTTTCAGTAGTTACCATTGTTTACAATAATAGTTCGACTATTAGAGATTGCATCGAATCTGTCCTTGCCCAAAACTATCCAAACATTGAACATGTGGTGATCGATGGGGGTTCTACAGACGGAACACTGGAGATCCTACATTCCTATAAAGATCGCCTGGGCTATTTAATTTCAGAAAAAGATAATGGGCTATACAACGCGCTAAACAAAGGAATTGAAGCGGCAACAGGTGACATTATTGGCATCCTGCATTCCGATGACCTGTTTTACGCACCCGATACCTTAGAAAAAGTTGTTGCTGCCTTTGAAGAATCGGCTGCCGATCTGGTTTATGCCAATGGGCTTTATGTAGATAAAGAAAAACCTGAAGATGTAAAAAGAGTCTATTCATCAAAGCCCTACAAAAGAAGGTTTTTAGACTTTGGCTGGATTCCCCTGCATACCACGATCTACTGTAAAAAAGAAGTTTTTACAAACTTTGGCCTTTACAAAGAAAACTATGCTATTGCCAGTGATTATGAGATCTCCCTGCGCTGGTTTAAAGAGAGCAGGATAAGAAAATATTTTCTGAACGAATGGGTGGTAAAAATGCGGCTTGGCGGTAAAAGTACCACTCCCGCGCTTCAAAAGAAAAAATCTACAGAAGATCTTGAAATCATACGTGACCATAGTCTTCCCGGCGCTTTTACCCTGGGATGTAAAATAGGACGAAAGATCCCTCAATACCTGTTACCAAAAATTAAAGATTTCCAAAACTGA
- a CDS encoding exopolysaccharide biosynthesis polyprenyl glycosylphosphotransferase: MKNSHLIIPISIVVHLFIINAVLYSLTPVTYMHTGSVVTYNLSWLLIAVALDFYPTARKEKFFGKFHRFVQLFLLFSLSYFTVFAIRQYRFRLDHQLYILSLLFFFLLLYRILFFVARNKYRAMGGNSANVIVVGRDSNLKRLRKIFDEPELGYRYMGYFHDASSSSATYRGEIKQVYDFIQNNGVDEIYCLASQLSKEDLNKLIIFADNHLIKIKIIPDNKEIYTRAMQVELFENIPVLNLRQSALDTVYGMYLKRAFDILFSSLVLIFILSWLIPLMYILIKGESRGPLFFKQLRHGHNKKAFWCYKFRSMTVNTAANEIMASKNDARLTKVGKFIRKTSLDEFPQFINVFMGDMSVVGPRPHMEKHTLQYEKSVDKYLVRHFAKPGITGLAQVKGFRGEIVNPSDIINRTRLDIFYLEKWSMLLDLKIIASTVTNALAGEEKAY; the protein is encoded by the coding sequence ATGAAGAATTCACATTTGATCATCCCCATTTCTATTGTAGTGCATTTATTCATTATTAATGCGGTCCTCTATTCTTTGACCCCGGTGACTTATATGCATACCGGCTCTGTTGTAACTTATAACCTATCCTGGCTATTGATCGCGGTGGCCCTTGACTTTTATCCCACCGCCCGAAAGGAGAAATTCTTCGGAAAATTTCACAGGTTTGTACAACTTTTTCTACTGTTTAGTTTATCATATTTTACAGTTTTCGCAATTCGGCAATACAGGTTCAGGTTGGATCATCAACTTTATATCCTGTCCCTACTATTCTTTTTTCTTTTACTCTATCGCATCTTGTTCTTTGTGGCACGAAACAAGTATAGGGCAATGGGAGGAAACTCTGCTAATGTCATTGTAGTAGGAAGAGATAGTAACCTGAAAAGGCTTCGTAAGATCTTTGATGAACCCGAATTGGGCTATAGATATATGGGCTATTTTCACGATGCCTCATCATCCAGCGCTACTTATCGGGGAGAAATTAAACAGGTATATGATTTTATACAAAATAATGGAGTAGATGAGATCTATTGTCTTGCTTCTCAATTGTCTAAAGAAGATTTGAATAAGCTTATTATTTTTGCCGATAACCATTTAATAAAGATCAAAATTATTCCCGATAACAAGGAGATCTACACAAGGGCGATGCAGGTAGAGCTCTTTGAGAACATTCCAGTTCTTAACTTACGGCAGTCGGCGCTGGATACGGTTTATGGTATGTACCTCAAACGTGCTTTTGATATCCTGTTTTCCTCTCTGGTGCTCATTTTTATTCTTTCCTGGCTCATCCCCCTCATGTATATCCTTATAAAAGGGGAATCCAGAGGGCCTTTGTTCTTTAAACAATTAAGGCATGGTCATAATAAAAAAGCCTTTTGGTGCTATAAGTTTCGTTCTATGACCGTAAATACTGCTGCCAATGAAATTATGGCTTCCAAAAATGATGCACGATTGACCAAAGTTGGAAAGTTCATCAGAAAGACGAGCCTCGATGAGTTCCCTCAGTTTATTAATGTTTTTATGGGGGATATGAGCGTGGTGGGGCCGAGGCCTCATATGGAAAAACATACACTGCAATATGAAAAATCTGTGGACAAGTACCTGGTAAGACACTTCGCAAAACCGGGAATCACGGGATTGGCGCAGGTGAAAGGTTTTAGAGGAGAAATAGTCAATCCTTCGGATATTATCAATCGTACTCGTCTGGATATTTTTTACCTGGAAAAATGGTCAATGCTGCTTGATCTAAAAATCATCGCTTCTACTGTCACCAATGCGCTGGCAGGAGAAGAAAAAGCCTATTAA
- a CDS encoding polysaccharide biosynthesis/export family protein, producing the protein MNSLHFKPLYLVIAALLLLNASCVSRKPVVYFQGLEELQQQQQKLQNNIKIEPDDALIIRVSAPEQEAALPFNLTEMVGSLERVQGNVALVPYKVSKEGTINFPVLGEIKVTGYTVQELSKKLEEQIEDYVKDPIVNVRIENFEITVLGEVRSPGTFPVENDFISLPKALGNAGDILLTGKRDNILVMRTENGITKYAYLDITDANVLNSPFYHLKQNDVVYVEPIAPRRQAAGYLGTVGTYVGVFSAVISIVLIFTR; encoded by the coding sequence ATGAACTCCCTACATTTTAAACCTTTATATTTAGTTATAGCAGCCTTGTTATTGCTGAATGCTTCCTGTGTCTCACGTAAACCGGTGGTTTACTTTCAGGGCCTTGAGGAGTTACAGCAACAGCAACAAAAGCTACAGAATAACATCAAAATAGAACCTGATGATGCGCTTATAATTCGGGTTTCGGCTCCCGAGCAGGAAGCAGCTCTTCCATTTAATCTTACCGAAATGGTGGGTTCTCTCGAGAGAGTACAGGGCAATGTTGCCCTGGTGCCGTACAAGGTTTCAAAAGAGGGAACGATAAATTTTCCCGTTCTCGGGGAAATAAAAGTAACAGGTTATACTGTGCAGGAATTATCTAAGAAACTAGAGGAGCAGATCGAAGATTATGTTAAAGATCCTATAGTGAACGTGAGGATAGAAAATTTTGAAATTACCGTACTGGGCGAAGTGAGGAGTCCCGGCACCTTTCCGGTTGAGAATGATTTTATTAGTCTGCCTAAAGCGCTGGGAAATGCCGGAGACATTTTGTTAACAGGAAAAAGAGATAACATTCTCGTGATGAGGACTGAGAACGGTATCACCAAATATGCCTACCTGGACATCACTGATGCCAATGTGCTCAACTCTCCTTTTTATCACCTTAAACAAAATGACGTGGTGTACGTAGAACCCATTGCACCCCGAAGACAGGCGGCAGGATATCTTGGTACCGTTGGCACCTATGTGGGGGTTTTCTCAGCAGTAATTTCAATAGTTCTAATTTTTACCCGCTAA
- a CDS encoding GumC family protein — protein MAQQQNKQNFAVMETLDIREELNKYLKYWPWFLLTILLFVSAAWLYLRYSTPIYKATSTILIKGGENPSSELAAFEEMGLMKGINSSSIQNEIALLKSKRLMTGVANALDLNIRYYHPGSVRNVELYDDTPLVVRVLAMEKVSGAFYAISETGKGQLNVANTETGETFKASLDKPVNLGFADVVISKNPETDSSERNSILVQFSGLEQTAEAYRKRLGVDLPDKNSSIVAMTMEDPVSEKAQDILNQLVLEYNQDAIEDKNLVARNTAQFIAERLKIINEELDSVETGKVQFKERNELVNIESQSEMFVENIHEINQQEEKLGTQLELTSALLAYLKSASQADLLPANLGVEEGNVNQQIERYNQLVLERNKILRGSTELNPVVQRLDSQITSLKGNILESLNRLKSNLQISLKDLRERSSSVSSRIASVPAKEKQFRSIERQQKIKEALFLLLLQKREENSLALAVTAPKAKIVDRAYSLGVVFPNSRSIYLGAFLAGLLIPFMIVYLKRLLNNKVEKREDLETAVKEIPIVGEIPKIQKKESDLIESNDRSVLAESFRILINNLQYLLVGKEEKETGVKIFVTSTVKGEGKTFTAFNLALTLANIEKKVLILGADLRNPQLQRYESGAKELLGVSDFLVREDIHLKDVIRDSALHRNLQLLASGSIPPNPSELWRRKRAAQMFGELEKMYDYIVVDTAPAMLVADTFLISKFADITLYLVRAGYTEKKLLNFAADAKEEGKLTDVAFVLNNVKMANFGYGNKYGYAYGEEKKSFLGRLKNKAAMW, from the coding sequence ATGGCACAGCAACAAAACAAACAAAATTTCGCCGTGATGGAGACGCTTGATATTAGGGAAGAGCTTAATAAATACCTAAAATACTGGCCCTGGTTTTTGCTTACGATTCTACTTTTTGTATCGGCCGCCTGGTTGTACCTAAGGTATTCTACTCCTATTTATAAGGCTACTTCTACAATACTTATTAAAGGTGGAGAGAATCCTTCTTCAGAACTTGCCGCTTTCGAGGAAATGGGTCTAATGAAAGGTATCAATAGCAGCAGTATTCAGAATGAGATCGCCCTCTTAAAATCAAAGCGTTTAATGACGGGAGTTGCCAATGCATTGGATCTTAATATAAGATATTATCATCCGGGCAGTGTACGGAATGTGGAACTTTATGATGATACTCCGCTGGTGGTAAGGGTTTTGGCCATGGAAAAGGTCTCCGGAGCTTTCTATGCCATTTCTGAAACAGGAAAAGGCCAATTAAATGTTGCTAACACGGAGACCGGAGAAACTTTTAAGGCTTCTTTAGACAAACCCGTTAATCTTGGCTTTGCCGATGTAGTGATCAGCAAAAATCCTGAAACAGACTCTTCAGAAAGAAATTCGATCTTGGTGCAATTCTCAGGTCTGGAACAAACAGCAGAGGCTTACCGTAAAAGACTGGGGGTTGATCTGCCAGATAAAAATTCCAGCATCGTAGCCATGACGATGGAGGACCCCGTGAGTGAAAAGGCGCAGGATATTCTCAATCAGTTGGTTTTGGAGTACAACCAGGACGCCATAGAAGATAAAAACCTTGTTGCCAGAAATACTGCGCAATTTATCGCCGAAAGGTTAAAGATCATCAATGAAGAACTTGATTCGGTTGAAACAGGGAAGGTGCAGTTTAAAGAGCGAAATGAGCTTGTGAATATAGAATCTCAATCTGAAATGTTTGTTGAGAATATTCATGAGATTAATCAGCAGGAGGAAAAATTGGGTACCCAGCTTGAACTTACCTCTGCGTTGCTTGCCTACTTGAAAAGTGCTTCTCAGGCCGATCTTTTACCTGCCAATTTAGGGGTGGAAGAAGGGAATGTAAATCAACAAATTGAGCGATATAATCAGCTTGTCCTGGAGCGAAATAAGATCCTCAGAGGTTCTACCGAGTTAAACCCTGTAGTTCAAAGATTGGATAGCCAGATCACTTCGCTGAAAGGCAACATCCTTGAAAGCCTGAACAGGCTGAAGTCGAACCTCCAAATTTCTTTAAAAGATCTTAGAGAACGTTCCAGTAGTGTAAGCTCCAGAATCGCTTCGGTTCCCGCAAAAGAAAAACAGTTTAGAAGCATTGAGCGCCAGCAAAAGATAAAAGAAGCGCTTTTCCTGCTTTTGCTTCAAAAGAGGGAAGAGAATTCTCTTGCCCTGGCAGTTACTGCTCCCAAGGCTAAGATCGTGGACAGGGCATACAGTCTGGGGGTGGTTTTTCCTAATTCCAGAAGCATCTATTTGGGTGCCTTTTTGGCCGGCTTGTTGATTCCATTTATGATTGTTTACCTGAAGCGGCTATTAAACAATAAGGTTGAAAAAAGGGAAGATCTTGAAACAGCTGTAAAAGAAATTCCTATAGTGGGAGAGATTCCAAAGATCCAGAAAAAAGAAAGTGATCTTATTGAGTCCAATGATCGATCTGTACTGGCAGAATCTTTTAGAATTTTAATCAACAACCTGCAGTACCTGCTAGTTGGAAAAGAGGAAAAAGAAACGGGAGTTAAGATCTTCGTAACTTCAACCGTGAAAGGTGAGGGAAAAACTTTTACAGCCTTTAATCTCGCCCTTACCCTTGCAAATATAGAAAAGAAAGTTTTGATTTTAGGAGCAGATCTTCGAAATCCTCAATTGCAACGTTATGAAAGTGGCGCAAAAGAGTTGCTGGGCGTAAGTGATTTCCTCGTGCGTGAAGATATCCATCTTAAGGATGTGATCAGAGATTCTGCGCTACATAGAAACCTACAACTGTTAGCCTCAGGAAGTATTCCACCCAACCCATCAGAGCTTTGGAGAAGGAAACGAGCTGCGCAAATGTTTGGAGAACTGGAGAAGATGTACGACTATATAGTAGTAGATACTGCTCCGGCAATGCTGGTAGCAGATACTTTCCTAATCAGTAAGTTTGCAGATATTACCCTGTACCTGGTGAGGGCAGGCTACACCGAAAAGAAATTGTTGAACTTTGCAGCCGATGCCAAAGAAGAGGGAAAACTTACGGATGTAGCTTTTGTCCTGAACAATGTGAAGATGGCAAACTTTGGTTACGGCAATAAATATGGCTATGCCTATGGAGAAGAGAAGAAGTCGTTTTTAGGCAGGCTAAAGAATAAGGCAGCGATGTGGTAG